Genomic segment of Molothrus aeneus isolate 106 chromosome 3, BPBGC_Maene_1.0, whole genome shotgun sequence:
ACATGGGCCACGCTCTCTACAGGTTGAGGGCCCTGGAGAAAGAGCGGCAGAACAGGAAAGCCCACCTGCGGGCTCAGCTCGAGGACCTGGAGCCCATGCTCGAGGAACACAGGAGAGTGGAGAGAGAACTCCGTAAGCTGGAGGAACAGAAGAAAGTGAATAAGGCACCCTTGAGAGGGTCCCTGCTGCGCACCTATGTCCTACATATCCTGACCCGGTCGGTGGTCGAAGTGGGCTTTATGATAGGTCAGTATCTTTTATATGGGTTTCACATGTCTCCCCTTTACAAATGCACTCGGCCCCCCTGCCCTAACACGGTGGATTGTTTTGTGTCCCGACCCACAGAGAAGACCATCTTTATGGTTTTCATGAACAGCATCGCCGCCGTCTCCCTCTTCCTCAACATCCTCGAAATCGCCCACCTGGGCATCAAGAAGATCCAGAAGAGCCTGTGCGGGCAGCCGCTGTGGCCGGCGGGCCCGTCCGAGGAGGAGCCCAGCGCGTACAACTCCAAGAAGAGCTCGGTGGTGCCTCCGCCGCCCTGCCTGGCCAGCAACGCgtccccgccgcgccccgcgcccgcgccgctcccgccgccgccgcccgcgcccgccgcccccgctccGCCGCCGGCCCGGCAGCACCGCGGGCAGCTCCGGGCaacgccgccgccgcgccggcGGCACCACGGACAGCACCAGCCGCCCTCCTCCAGCAGCGAGGAGGCGCCGCGGGCCGCCCCGGCGGGCGGAGGGGcaggggcggcgggggcggctgCCGCTGCTCGCCGGGCGCCCCGCAGGCAGAGCCGGGTGAGCGCCTGCCGCGATCTGGATGAGGAGCGCGGCGACTCCCCGGACAGCGGGCACTGCCCCGGCACCCGCAAGTCCAGCTTCCTCTCCCGCGTGCTCACCGGGAGCCGGGCGGGCAGCGACAGCGAGAGCACCGCCTCCCgcggcggctccggccccggccccggctccggctccggctccggctccggctcGGAGGGGCAGCGCCGCGAGGAGGGCGCGCCcagcccgccgcccgccgcctcGGGACGCCGCCTGTCCATGGCAAGTAGCGCCCGGGACGGCCCGCGGgaggggggcggcggggggccGCGGCAGCCTGTGCCggccctggggaggagggggcgaGCCAGGGGGCAGAACGGCTCGGGCAGGACTGCcaacacagccccagcccctcgcGGCCCCCCGGACAAAGCCAAGCTCCCAAATGCTCGGCCTCCTTCTGCCGTGAAAGCAGGAATACCGGGGAATTACTGAGTCCCGAGGAGCTCTAAGTCACCGAATCCCGGCTTCTTTATATACTCATTCCATCATCCCAATCCACTCGACGAGGATTGTCCCAGGGAAAACTTCTTCAGCTCCAGCCAGtgtaagaaagagaagccaagaATGCGTTGAGTTCAATGACACAACTTCTCTCGGTTTCAGGTTTGTCTCAGAGGTGACCTCCAAGTCAAATAATTGTTCAATGAATAAATCAAAAGATCTACATgtaaaaacccccaccaaataATTGCAATGCCAGAGCCAACGACTACAGAATTGCTTTTTCAGAAGctcctctttttctttggcCACATGCTCTAGGCTTGCTTACAGTCATAATGTTGGCAAGATATAGTGCTTGTATTCAAGAGTCAACAAGGCTTTCTTAAAAGAGATTTGAATTCTGGTGATCTCAGATCACAGGTTTGGTTCTTTGAGAGCATAGAGGCTCCTTTACAATCACTTGCAGTAGCAAGCCCATAAATACCTTTTTATAGGGCATGTAATAAACATGATTACTTCACACAATGCTCAAAGTCATAGATTCTGTTCAATTCTTTTTCCTCGCTCTTCCTAAACAACTgcccctctccttttttttttttcctatatacaaaacaaacaaagccaacAAACTTCAAATCTTTTCTGGTAAGAAACACAAGGCTCCTTTATACTGCTTATCCAAAAATTGTTTGTGACTTCCAGTTTCCATGGGGTTACAGTTCCTACTGTAACCAGTCAGCATAAGCCATGTTAAATTGTCACTTAGGTGCAATTTAACCACTTTCCACTTCAATCTTTCTAATACAGGGAGAGGGCCTAGAGCCTAATCTGTTGATCTGCTGGCTCTAGATACTCAGATAGAAGGCCCTTTAAAAAGGTGAATGCAGAAAGTTATTCAAAGCAAGACAGAATTTCAGTAGCACTCTCTTGAGAACTCACAGAAGTTGGTTGGCAGCTTTTCCTATGTAATGACAATGATTCTACCTTCCAGGGGAGACCTTCAGAAAAATATAGTCAGTTTGCAAAACAATGCCATTACTCTTGAAAGTAACACTCTCCCAGCATGCTGTCTTTGGTGATCATTATGTACAGGGCTTGTGctagcattttaaaatgtgactgATGTAGGTATGCTGCCTGGTGCTTCCTGCTTACAGCATGCAATATTTAAAAGTACATGTACTTCTTAATTCCACTGAGGCAAGGTTTTGGCAAATGCACTTTattctggcactgctgcagcactttATGAATACTGATTTCAATACACAAATATGCTGGTGCATCATAAATATGTTGAACCTGGGCATTAAAACTTGAATACTTTTCTAGTCTGTATTCCTCAGTTCCTATATTAACTATTTATTTTGATCAAATGCACTCAGCAttggtttgatttgtttttatattGTCCAGAAGACGATAATCATGTATTaatgacagaatcacagaatgatttgggttggaagggatcttaaagatcatctagttccaaccctcaCCCTGtcaagggacaccttccactagaccaggttgcccaAAGTCCCCTCAAGCCTGGCCtagaacacttccagggatggggcatttacaacttctctgggcaaccagtTCCAGCcccccaccaccctcacagtaaagaatttcctcctactaaatctgccctctttcagtttaaagccattcccccttgttccatcactacatgcccttgctaacagtccctctccagctctcttgtcaGCTCCCTTTTACTTACTGGAAGGCCACTACTAAGTCACCTTGGAggcttctccagactgaacaaccccaactttCTCAGCCCTTCCTCATGGGAGAGGTAATGTttagataaaagaaaaatgtgtatgattttattaaaaatctattgatcatattttttaataagtacTTAAAAGTagctatatttaaaaaaatcccaatgaaGCATACAAAAACATTGCCTACTGCCATCCCTGATTAACAGTGACTTGTAACACTAATGCAAAAAAAGTCAAAGTGCAGACACTTTTTAGCATAACAGTGAATCCAATGCACAAACATACTTTAAACAGACAAAATATAGTCTGCTCTAACCTGGATTTTACAAATCTAAGCTGGGTAGCCTAAAAGCAGAATTGACACTGTTCTTCAAAATTCTTTGATAAATTTCCCAAACTATCATCTTTCGTTCCATACGAGttaaagttttttctttttccccctcatccACACCATTCTGCCAGAATTTGTCTGTAGCATTCTTTGTATTAGGTTCAATGAGAGAGGAGTATCAACTCAACATTGAAAAGATCACTTTCTACAGCTCAATAACCATTCTAGCAATCTCCAACCAAACACATCCCCATGTTCTGTGCTaaggcagcagggcagctgcagctgcccacaAACACCATAGTTTTCTTCCTAGCTGAAAGAAACCCTCAAAGTTACACAAAATCCATCCATCTGATACTGCAAAAGTCTTCAGACAAGTCAACTGCACTCTGAGAGTTGTGGCACTGAAAGCACCAAGCAAGTCTAAGGGTACAATTTATGGATGCTTGATCTTCAACCAGTGATGAGCTTTTTTCTGACCAGTATTACCAATGCCATTTCCACACCAAAACTGAATCTCTAACAAGCAAATAATAATCATTAGGGATAAATGTGTTAAAAGTTACTTCTCATTATGTATTGGATCCTGTGGATCAAACTATGAAGACCAGGTGTTGGATAGTAATTGGCTGGGTCATATAACGCgattttttttcacaagtaCAAAACTGCATCTCTCAAAGAGAACAGGAAGTTTCCCTTAGGCCTTCCTCTTTGGAGGAAAGGTTATTTTGGACCCTTAGGAGAGAATGCATTTAATTCTTCACTGAATGCCCCTATGAAACAGCACAGTAGGATATTGATTACAAAATACATGTTTGGCTATCAGGATTCCTCAACTTTTCCAGACTTCAGTGCAAACAAGACCAGCTCTATAtctaaaaaagaagaaatgccCTTCCAATTGGTAGGATTTATACAGACCAACCATGTGTGGCCACAAACTAGAaggctattttttttaaaggttttttaaaacttccttACCTGGAATTGGTGGAGATGAAGAGCCATTTTGTTGTTTCACATCCAACTGCAGCATAAACCCCtgacaaaatatttacattgcAACTGTTTATTTTTACACCCAACCCACTCACTCTTCATGTTCTGTTCCATTTCTTTCACGTGGCATTATCCAAAGTTAATCATTATTCATACCAGGAAGCCAAAGtcagagagacagaaaacctaaaaaatttatttgactAAAGATTTgttaggaaaaaagcaaacttttTTTGAGCctctgttggtcaagctttagGTTTATTAGATTCTGAAGACAGAGCACCAAAACTGGACCTTCAAGCACATGGCAAACAAAGGTAGAGAATAAATGCATGACATGAGGGTTATTTCCAACTGATTTCATTCCACCTAACACAATGACAAGAGCATTGCTGACTATACAGATGAGCTAATCTCAATATAATGTTACAAAACTCTACACTGACAGGGGAATCCAGCAACTGTGTACAGCTCAAGTCAGACTATCTGCATGTCTCCAAAACCTTGGTCCTGTGGACCACAGTCAGCATGCTTTGAAGGGACAGAAAACAATTTGTTCATTGGTAACTGTCTCCAAGCTAATAATTTCCAAGGCTCACTTAGAGGATACCTCTTAGAGAATAAACAGTATTTTATCTTCTCAGAGATATTGTGGGTACACATATGGTTCTGCCCTAAGGTTTGCTTCTCTCACCacattttaacttttatttaagGGCAGATACAGCTATGGAGCAAAAGGGCATCCTCTACATGGTTCCAGACTGCCAGACTCCATTAGGTGAAGCAGGCCTTAAATGGCAGCTTTTCACACACAACTGAGTGAAAAAACCTTCACTGAATTTAGTATAGCCATAATCATAGCTGACAGCCAGGAGGTGGATCCACAAAGGTGTGTAGGAATTATGCTGCTGTCCATAGGACTCTGCACATTAATTATATTCTGAGAAAAAGACCTCATAATTTGCACCAGTCAGGGTCTTGAGTAGTGGATAATAGATGCTTAAGCCTGATAAGATTAATAGACTGATGCAGTCTAAGATCAGTTTATAACAAGTACAGATACAACTTGTGCTCTCTTGAAAATAGGCAGGGCCAGGAATTACAGCCCAGAGTAGGCACCTGGCTCTTGGAGCATTGCACTGAGGAGTATTGTCTCCCAGCATCCACATGCAAGATTGTGTCAAGCCATTAGGACCACAGAATAACTCTCTTCTTATCTCTGAGGgcatgaaaagcagaactgagcaCTCCAAATGAAC
This window contains:
- the GJA10 gene encoding gap junction alpha-10 protein; its protein translation is MGDWNLLGSILEEVHIHSTIVGKIWLTILFIFRMLVLGVAAEDVWDDEQSEFICNTEQPGCNNICYDKAFPISLIRYWVLQIIFVSSPSLVYMGHALYRLRALEKERQNRKAHLRAQLEDLEPMLEEHRRVERELRKLEEQKKVNKAPLRGSLLRTYVLHILTRSVVEVGFMIGQYLLYGFHMSPLYKCTRPPCPNTVDCFVSRPTEKTIFMVFMNSIAAVSLFLNILEIAHLGIKKIQKSLCGQPLWPAGPSEEEPSAYNSKKSSVVPPPPCLASNASPPRPAPAPLPPPPPAPAAPAPPPARQHRGQLRATPPPRRRHHGQHQPPSSSSEEAPRAAPAGGGAGAAGAAAAARRAPRRQSRVSACRDLDEERGDSPDSGHCPGTRKSSFLSRVLTGSRAGSDSESTASRGGSGPGPGSGSGSGSGSEGQRREEGAPSPPPAASGRRLSMSMLLELSSIMKK